The genomic region TTCTTCAGCCTGGGAAGTTCCGGCCCGTCACCTACGATGTGAAAGTACACCTTCCTTTCAGGGGTTCTCCTATAATATTCCCAAAGCCCTCTTACCACCCGATCGTATCCGTGCCAGTATCTAAGTCTTGCCACACCGATAAGATTCAAAACATTTTCGTCAGGAACAGGCTTTCTTAAGGTCACGTCTGATGGATCTATTCCGTTGGAAATCGTGATCAACTTCCTTCCAGAGAGCTCTTTTTCACCGAAGACCACAACAAGATCAACAAGATCGTTTATTCGTCTGTATCGAGGGTAATACACTAGAAAAAACAGGGGCCCGTAAGTTCTGAAAAACTCGTACCTGAAAGGATAGGTCGGATATTCAAGGATTATCTTTGTGTTTTTTCGTCTGATTTCTTCCAGAAATTTGATCGATTCTTTCACGGGAAGAAATGCTCTGGTGTATACAACATCAAAATCCTTCAATTCTTCACCTGTGGTTTTAAAGAACCACTTCGTCCTTCTGAGTACTCTGATGGCTTTCACCATGAAGTTGTCAGAATCGGTGAACAGGAACTCTTCTGACAACGGTATGCGTTTTTCAACCTTCCATTCCTTACCGTTATAGAGAACAACATCGTTTCCTTCCAGCGTGAGGAGGTATGAGTCAAAATATCTGGAAAAAACCTTCATCTGTGCTATGAGTTTTTT from Thermotoga sp. Mc24 harbors:
- a CDS encoding glycosyltransferase: MKLVYVAYVFFDRNLGVRKKLIAQMKVFSRYFDSYLLTLEGNDVVLYNGKEWKVEKRIPLSEEFLFTDSDNFMVKAIRVLRRTKWFFKTTGEELKDFDVVYTRAFLPVKESIKFLEEIRRKNTKIILEYPTYPFRYEFFRTYGPLFFLVYYPRYRRINDLVDLVVVFGEKELSGRKLITISNGIDPSDVTLRKPVPDENVLNLIGVARLRYWHGYDRVVRGLWEYYRRTPERKVYFHIVGDGPELPRLKKLTKKLELEEYVVFHGPKHGGELDRLFDSSHVAVASLGMHRSNLKTGSTLKVREYCARGIPFVVGYKDVDFPEDFPFLLRIPSDESPVDIQKVISFYEELKKTHPDYPLLMRKYAEEHLSWEIKMKPLVERIMEMR